Proteins encoded in a region of the Sulfitobacter sp. M39 genome:
- a CDS encoding YnfA family protein, producing the protein MSHRARRDWGLNAAIAYPLAAVAEISGCFAIWAWWRLGASPLWLAPGIIALALFGWLLAQVETSAAGRAFAAYGGIYIGASMLWMWFVEGERPDRWDFIGTSICLIGAAIILSVPRGT; encoded by the coding sequence ATGTCTCACCGAGCACGACGAGATTGGGGCTTGAACGCCGCAATTGCCTATCCGCTGGCTGCTGTCGCGGAGATCAGCGGGTGTTTCGCCATCTGGGCGTGGTGGCGTCTTGGGGCATCACCGCTCTGGCTCGCACCCGGCATAATCGCGCTCGCGCTTTTCGGCTGGTTGCTGGCGCAGGTCGAAACCAGCGCAGCGGGCCGCGCTTTCGCAGCCTATGGCGGCATCTACATCGGGGCCTCCATGCTCTGGATGTGGTTCGTCGAGGGCGAGCGACCTGACAGATGGGACTTCATAGGGACGTCCATCTGTTTGATCGGTGCCGCGATTATTCTTTCGGTGCCCAGAGGGACGTAA